The following DNA comes from Rosa rugosa chromosome 5, drRosRugo1.1, whole genome shotgun sequence.
GAGGCCGTGAGGGAAGAAGTTACGACAGTATAAATATGTTTTAACGAGTTGTTAAAGTACAATTACTTTGATCATGATCAGCTACAAAattgtataaatatatatatatatatatatatatatatatatatatatatatatatgtgctgTATTAATGAATTAAAAATTTGATATATGATTTGATGTCGTACTATTATTTTGATTAGAAGCTAcaggtttgttttattttgcttTCAACTTGAGCCAAACGCCATGTACCTGAGTAGTACTGTAAGTTAATGTGATAATGGTTCTTGTTTCACATGCAGGTACCTTCCTCCTTACACTTCGTTCCTGCCCGCTAAAAAAAATCTACAACCTCATAATCAGAGGAGGAAaaagagaagaggaaagctCATGGAGAATCTCATATTCTCACAGCTCTCCTATTTGACCATCTTTATCATCTTAGTCTGCATAACTGAGAGGAAAAGCTTGAAAGAAGATCCTCTCAATTTCAATGTGCTCAATATCGTGCTAGAAGTCATCAGGTAATTAAGAAAGAACAGTGGCCCTAGCCCTGCCATTAAAAATTATTACAAGCTTAAGATATTAAATTATTCGTGGTTGGGAACATGGCATTAGCGCATATTAGCCCTAAATTTGCTGCTAAATGGAATATCAGAATAATTTCGTCAAATTGCGAATAATGACAATGAGGCTTAATGGAATATATTATTAGCACTTGTTAGCATTCTGCAGTCTGATTTCATATTACAAACAGAATATCAGTACATAATATTTCATATTACAAATTAAGCATTCTCCCGTCtgatttttgttaattttaccATGTGCTGCAGTGCTTATGGAAATGTAGGGTTTACGACTGGCTATAGTTGTAAACGACAGCTCAACCCTAATGGCGATTGTCAGGATAAATGGTATGGATTTTCAGGAAGATGGAGCGACGAGGGGAAAATAGTTCTCATAGCTGTCATGTTCTTCGGAAGACTCAAGAAATTCAACATGGATGGAGGTAAAGGATGGAAACTCCTCTAACTTAGGGCCATTACGTTCGAGAGGATAAGACAGAAAGAAAATGTACAGATGGTTAAATTATGTAAcaaagtttttcttcttcttgcttttgATGTGTAATGTACAGATATGTTCATTTCCCCCTTGTATGCAAATTTCAAGCTAGCGAATTGAGTTACAAGCCAAACCATATGTTCGAACAGTGTGAAACATTAAATTCTTAGGTATCAGCGAATCAAGCGGGATATACCGTATACACGATCCCTTGAACGTTAAGTAGTCATGCGACTAGCATGCGAGCTTTCAAGCATTGTATATGCTCGTTAAAATTAGAACTAACTTGGAAAACCTTCACGTCACAAATGCTTATTGAGTACATAACAAATTCAGGTTGTGAAGTTATGCTAACAGGTCGAGAAATAACCCTCACTAGCTAACAAGTAGtcgacaaaaaataaatcttaattttttttactatgTTTAGAGATATTAGATAGCTAATTAAGCTAGCAACATGGCTAAACATAGATTAATTACCATTGGAAAGAGCAAGATTATATTGTTTTAAGGTAGTTTTCCGTTTGAAGCTCTAAAATTAGATAGAGAGAAGTAACTACTTTTAGACAAAAAACAGAAGAGGTGACAAGGAATATTTAAAGGCATGCATAGAAAAACTTCGAAGAGATTTTAAGATAAATCCCGTCATAGGAGGACTTCTTCATTTGAGGCATAGAAGTCCTTCTATGCGACCCAAGCGACTAGGTATAACACCCGAGCTATAAAATCGTAATGGCCATTGCAAGAAGATTTGACACGATAATGGCGCTCAGGATGGGTGTTTATAATGTCATGCTTCTTGGGTTTGCAATGGCTTGGCTTTCTTGCGTGGTCGATGGTGCTTCACGTCGGCATGTTTTCGAAGTAGGTAGCCGTGGTCGCCTTCCCGATCATAACACCATCAGAACAGTTTTGGAAGTTGCCACCTCCAAGGGAGAAATTAAGCCTCTCAACGAGACAGAAGCTGCACAGGTAAATTAAACAAATCTTAATTAAACTTTATATCTCAATCAATGAGAATAATGTTATATATCTATCTCATATCCTTTGGTGATTAAATTCTTATGATTCTAGGTGTTTATTCTTTGCAAATAACTTTCATGTCTGTGCATAACAGGCATACCAAGAAGTTATTATGATAATTTGCATGACTGAAAATGACATTAACTTGCATCATGTTTTGGCCTTGCATATGActaaaaaattaaaaggaaaaagaagaaggaaaaaaaaattcaaattctaAAACGAGCTCCGGTTTTAggtaaaatcaaacaaaatcttAAATTTCATATCTCATTGAGTATCTATGTAGTTTTAATTTTGGATCACTTGGCAATTTAGATATTGTTATCTATCTCATCATCATTTGGTGATTGAAACTTTCATCGGTCTAGCTAATTATATTGTTTACTTAGTTGATTTTTGAAGAGAAGTATCATAATAGGGTCTTAATTTTTTCTTTGCATCCCctcataaaaaatataaaaaattattcttTGAAAACAACGAATAAAATAACAAGAAGCAATTATGTTATGGTTTGGCCTTGcatataaaaagaaaattaacttACATTATGTTTTGGCCTTGCATATGAGTAGAAAATAAACTTATATTATGTTTTGGCCTTGCATATAAGTAGAAAATAAACTTATATTATGTTTTGGCCTTGCATATAAGTAGAAAATTATAAGTAGGTAAAACAACGAATAATAAGAAATTTGTACGACTAGAATGAGATTTACTTACATTATGTTTTGTGCATATAAGTAGAAAATTAAAAGCCAAAAGTAGAGAAAActttataataaaaataatttaaaaaaaataaaaaactaaacctTTTACTGCCTATAAAAATCAGATTCGAGTTTTAGTAAGATTTGCAGTAAAACTTTAGGCAAGAGTGGATCAAAAATGTTTCAAAGGTTCAAGTGGCTTTAAACCTTTTCTAGGTCCAAGGTCTGaattcgaattttttttttttttttgagtaaagcCACAAgggcgaaataatatattcatcacaagccagaataggccgttacataccattccgctgtcatttaaggacatagacagacaagaagctagtggtagtacccacaagtggtacgtacatatagtcctactcattatacattcaataAGTAGAACTAGCGaatatcctccttcggtactactccagagacgctagagAGACATAGAGCAAATAAATGCTTAGTTTCCTAATATAAGGAATTATTCTAAATagataaactaaaaacatagtgATGAGCCTAACGAAAAACACCCCAGCCCAAAGTAGAAAGCCCTAGAGGGCAACCCAAGAGAAGCAGCCCAACTCAAGGCCCAGCAAGAACTGGTTGACCCAACTCTGACCCCATCTCCTTCCCCCGTTTGCAGCCTGTACTGGCCGGTGTAGTTTCTCCATACATCCTCCTCCGCAAAACCAGAAGTCCCGCCGCCGAGCACCACCAAGAGACAAACCACAGAGCCACGAAACTATCACCGAAGTAGCCCCCCGACACGAGCCTCCCCCAAGCCCGCTCCGCCGCTTCAGCACCGTGCACTGCTGCTGAGGAGTTCCAAAACCCAACGTCGCCGATGGATCTAGAACAACCTTGATGAGCGCCGTCCCGTACAGGAAACAAAACCAACAACGCTCAGAGGATGCGCCCAGATTAGCCCACCAAACAGCCAATACCCCGAGCCAAAACAACCCCTCTCCTGCCCTCCCAAGCAATAGCCTTCAAACTCCCGTCCGGCAGCGCCCCGTTTCCGGCAAGGCGAACCAAAACCGACCCCAAGCCGCCACTGGACGAGCAGAAATTTCTTCAAACCCTAGACCAAAGGAATCCGGGTTTTTTGGAGCTTACAACGCCACAAAAAATAAGTTTTTCATAGCCAGGTCTGAATTCGAATTGGTCAGTCTTTAGTCCGATCTATTGAACTTTTGACCAACTTGTCAATTTTTGCATAATCCTAAATGAAAAACAAAGTAGTGTTAGGGACCGGAATCAAGACTGAAATTAGCTGTTAAGATAACAGCATCAAAAATTAGCTGTTACACATGTGAAAGGAATATAAGGAAGGTAAAGGAAAATGCCTAAAAACGCTACAACTTGACATAAACTTGCAGGGTTTGCCGCAAATATTTCGTACATGCACAAACCAGCTGGTTGTAACTTGGCAACTAGGAACTATatatccaaaaacaaaaatatagtCCTCTAGGAGAGCTTCATTTCCTATACTAGCTATCATTTCTTTTGGCCATCACCAACTAGGCAACTAGTAGGGGAGTGTTCACGAGACATGGTTCCCACAACCACCCACAAATATCTATCAAATAGCAACAATATAAATTATCTGACCTGGACAACAATCAATATAATAGCATATcttaatttaaaaatatatagaGACTTATGTCactaaattaaataataatatattattattattattattatttattacaAGGAGGGTTTGTGAGTAACAATTCACGTTATCTAAACTAAATGGTCACATGCATTGTGTCTGTGTGCGTAAaagattggaaaagaaaaataattttccTAGATAGTTTTATGCGGGAGAAGTTTCTCCAACTTAAGGGAGAAATTTTTTGCATGATTCATGAGAAaacaactattttttttttttttttttgaattagaaggttcattgcattagatgaccagcTAAAAAACCAGAGTCTACATACccttaaagacagaaaaatggcgggATAACAACCTAGTTCCTATCTAAGTACTGTAACTCATTACAAATCAAATGGAGCCCACTTTTTAAGCGGACTCATAtacaaagaacaactccgtgtcttctaAGGCAAAATCATCTTCTAGCCAACCATccgccaatcacgcaattgtggtacgaagTAGAGAGCtacttcccagcaaacaaataggagtcaattcctcatccataagccgcttTCTCCAGCCAAACtcgagataattaccaattccaTAGAACCTTGATCTGAATTACGACTGGTACTTTAAATATCGTAAAGGCCCTGCATCACCTAAGGAGGTCAACTCTCGGGCCAGGCCAGCCCAAAGCACTAAGTAATGAATGAGGGTGGCAAGACACCCTCCAACCTGGCCCAATTCTGGATTGAATCAGACATACTCAAATGGGCCCAAGAGAGACTGAGCCCAAATGGCCCAAACCCAGACCAAGAGCCCCAGACCCAGGCAACGAAGATAGCCCGAGACATGTGCACTCGCTGCTAATCTgccaccgccgccgccaccaTCTCCGGCGGCCGACCTCGATCAGTGTCCAGCCCGATCATGGTGAACCCAAAGCTGTCCACCACCACTCGCAATCAATAGAAGCCAAAACCTGCAACCCGAGAGGCGCCGCTCCCCTGAACAAAACCACCAAGACGCTCAACCGCCAAAAATTAGAGGGAGACTGCCGAATCCAACAGGTTAATTCATAGTCCCGCTTTCAACCTACCGTCCAGAGATCTgccttctgaccccgaccccaATCACGCAGGTATCAGCCTTCCAGAAACGCTGTCGATCTGCCTCGATCCAACAGCGCCCAAACCCGTCACCCAGATCCAAGAAACCACCCGGATCTTACCGACCCTCTGTCACCACCAAACAGACACTGAGGTCTGCAACTCGCGACCTACGACGAAGGCACGCCTGTGAAGACTGCTGCGCCGCCGCCGCACTCACTCAGAAACCCTAGGGCTCTGCTTTGGACAAGCTTTGGATGAGAACAATAATGTTTGATCTTAGCTAAATATCATGTTCTTGTTTTCTCACAAACTCTTAAATTAACGAAACTCAAAAATATCGATCACAGAGTCCGAAAATAACACTATAAATTACAACGATAATTAAATCAAAGTCTAAAATGATTGCATATTAAGCAAAAAGAACACCATATATGTCAAATCCAAAAAAATAAGTTCTGAGATTTCAGTGTTTGGCGAGTGActtaatttaaaaatatatagaGACTTATGTcactaaataaaataataatatattattattattactttttATTACAAGGAGGGTTTGTGAGCAACTATTCACGTTATCTAAACTAAATGGTCACATGCATTGTGTCTGTGTGCGTAAaagattggaaaagaaaaataattttccTAGATAGTTTTATGCGGGAGAAGTTAgagaaacttaagggagaaatgTTTTGCATGATTCATGAGAAAACAactatttttttgtttcttcattcATTGTTaaattttaacttttttttttttttttcatgttgtCTTACAAatagtctctttttttttttttttttttgaaaaagggctggtgcggctgccctcaagccttgattaatgaaattgcaaaaTACAAGGGCCccggggacatagagcctgaaccccaaattacaataagcatagagagaacatcctgaaataataccagaactctccacaaaatctatgtattctaacaagcaccaattagcaaagagtgcacgaatggctactccatttgctttgatatagcggtgacataccggaaagataactatATAacaaagaagcatcattacaaataacacagctttcccactatgttgccgcacggaaataaatccggcgacactcaatttcatcatgccactaggaggttgcgtccatttgatcaagcaaatggCTCGCAGTCTCGCTAGGCCAgtcaaggcacactgagtgtgcataccgggacaaagCCCATATTGCCCTACCGAAGTATGATAGGGTATTATTGCCGGCATAAAGCCTCTTACTAAatgtcaaaaacaaaaaataaaaaaagaacaataaTTTGGGCCCAAAGCCGAAGCCCAGGCCCAAGTACCAGCTTGCCCACGCTAGAGCTCGAGTTTAAATAGTCTCCCTTATTTAtcaaataagaattaaaaaattTCTTTGATCTAAACCAGTTGCTATCATAGTAAATGGTTTTAAAGCCTTAATTCACAGGGGGAAAAAAAGGTGGAAGAGGATTTAAAATgggggaattttttttttttttttttttgaagggattTGGAAACAGCCAAGGAGGCTCATCCCAAGTCTGACTTATTATATTAAAATAGAATACTTTTATTATGTGTATGATTTggtgtaccaaaaaaaaaaaaaatgttatgaTTTGGTGAGAGGCGTGAAGCAACACTACACAACAAATTCATATCACGAGCCGTTACAGGACAAAACGCCAACCTCTCTTTTTCTCCTGTTCCTCACCCAAAATCTCTCAGTCtcactcttctttcttcttcccagCTAGCGCCGTAGCCTATAGCTTATGCTCCTTCTACACCTCTCACTTTCTCTGCTACTTTTTCTATAAAAATCAGAGccctttctttctcttcttacAATCTGCTTTTTTGATCCAACCATGGTTGATTTTGTTAAGCAGTCACGGAAGTTTGTAATCCTAATTGTCCTCTATTTTAACTCCATTCCTCATGTTCATCCCCTTAACATTGGTGTTCAAGACACAGATACTTCCATCGTTCTGGTTTGCTTCTTTGTTAATTAAATAACTACCATTCTTTTAACAATATATAGCAATGTTGAAGTATTTTCTTAATATTGCCATTGCTGCTAACAACTTGCAGAGTAAAGATTGCAGTAGAAAGTGCGAGTCTGAGTTCTGTACAGGTACTGATTTATTTACTCTTAcattcatttttaatttctgtGAAGAAAATAATTAACCTGCATGTAATGATCCtaatttgatttatttatttatttattttttttgtgcaAAAACAGTGCCTCCATTGCTAAGATATGGAAAGTACTGTGGGCTTTTGTATAGTGGATGCCCAGGGGAGAAACCCTGTGATGGTCTAGATTCTTGTTGTATGCAGCATGATGCCTGTGTACAATCCAAGAACAGTAAGTTCATTTCTTAATCCTTAATTGCTGTCATCTTGAACTTCACTCTTTCTTacattaatcttcattttttcaagtgtttttttcttttctttttcaattcagTTCTTAATAGCTTACGCTTTTGGATCCTCTAGTTGTCTAACACTGTATAAGATCGACCTCTTGTTAAGGAGGCATTAGGTGG
Coding sequences within:
- the LOC133712647 gene encoding phospholipase A2-alpha isoform X2, translated to MVDFVKQSRKFVILIVLYFNSIPHVHPLNIGVQDTDTSIVLSKDCSRKCESEFCTVPPLLRYGKYCGLLYSGCPGEKPCDGLDSCCMQHDACVQSKNNDYLSSECSQNFLKCMSQFKNAKGRTFKGSKCKVEDVVEVITIVMEAALFAGRYLHKP
- the LOC133712647 gene encoding phospholipase A2-alpha isoform X1, with translation MAIARRFDTIMALRMGVYNVMLLGFAMAWLSCVVDGASRRHVFEVGSRGRLPDHNTIRTVLEVATSKGEIKPLNETEAAQSKDCSRKCESEFCTVPPLLRYGKYCGLLYSGCPGEKPCDGLDSCCMQHDACVQSKNNDYLSSECSQNFLKCMSQFKNAKGRTFKGSKCKVEDVVEVITIVMEAALFAGRYLHKP